The genomic region GCCCGAGCGGGGAGAACGGGACCAGGCCGATGCCGAGTTCGCGGCAGACCGGGGCGATCTCCGCCTCCAGGTCGCGGGTCCACAGCGACCACTCGCTCTGCAGGGCGGCGATCGGGTGCACCGCGTGCGCCCTCCGGATGGTGCCCGCGCCGGCCTCGGACAGCCCGAGGTGGCGGACCTTCCCGGCCCGCACCAGCTCGGCCATCGCGCCGACGGTCTCCTCGATCGGCACCCGCGGATCGACCCGGTGCTGGTAGTAGAGGTCGATGTGGTCGACCCCGAGCCGGCGAAGCGACGCCTCGCACGCCTGCCGCACGTAGGCGGCGTCGCCGCGGACCAGGGTGGGCTCGCCCAGGCGGTTGGCGAAGCCGAACTTCGTCGCCAGCACCACCTCGTCGCGACGCCCGGCGACGGCCCGTCCGATCAGTTCCTCGTTGTGCCCGGCGCCGTAGAAGTCGGCGGTGTCCAGGAAGGTCACCCCGAGGTCGAGCGCACGGTGCAGTGTTGCGATCGACTGCGCGTCGTCCGAGGCACCGTATCCGTGGCTCATGCCCATGCACCCCAGGCCCTGCGCCGAGACCGCCAGGTTGCCCAGGTGCCGGGTGTGGATGTCGGTCATGCTGTTGCCTCCTGAGCTCGGAATCATCTGCCCAGGACGCTAGGAGTTGGAGCACACTCCATGTCAACCGACTATCGCACTCGGCGATGACCCGGCCATCGGCCTCCGGGGGCGACGTGCGGGCCGTATCGTGCCGTGCCACCCTGGTCACAGGCCTCGGAGCCCCGGGAGAAGGCAGCCGCGACGAACGGAGCGCGCTGTGGAAGATCCGATCCGTTTCGCGGCGCTGCGGCGCCGAGTGGCCGCCGGCTGCGCCGCCCTGCTGCTGGTGGCGCTCGCCTCGGGTACGGGTGCCCGAGCGGCCCCGGCCCCGTCGCCCTCGCCCTCGCCGACTCCGTGGCCGACCGGTGTGGGAGACCCGGGCCGGCTCGACCCGCGCATCACGGAGATCATGCGGAAGCCGGAGTACCGCAATGCCCAGTGGGGACTGCTGCAGACCGAACCGGCCGACGGGCGGGTGCTGCACAGCCTGTTCCCCGGGCAGTTCTTCATCCCCGGTTCCACGGCGAAGCTGTTCCCCGTCTCCGGCACGTGGCAGACCCTCGGCGCCGACCACCGCTTCGTGACCCCCGTGTACGCGGTCGGGGAGCGTCACGGGGCGGTGCTGACCGGCAACCTCGACCTCGTCGCCCAGGGCGACCTCACCCTGGGCGGCCGGACGCGCCCCGACGGCACGGTCGCGTACACCGACCTCGACCACACCTACGCCAACGACTTCCCCGGGGCGACCCTCACCCCGGAGAACCCGCTCGCCGGGATCGACCTGCTCGCCCGGCAGGTCCGTGACTCCGGCATCACCCGCGTCGACGGCGACGTGATCGTCGACAGCCGGCTCTTCGCCCCCGACCCGGTCCTGGATCCCACCCCGACGCCCCTGATCATCAACGACAACCTCATCGACCTGCTGACCACACCCGGCGACCGGCCGGGCGCGGACGCCCGGTTGGACTGGCGCCCGAAGGTCGCGCCGTACGCGGTCACGTCCACGGTGAAGACCGTCGCGGCCGGGAAGCCGACGAACATCACGGTGACCGCCACCGAGGGCGGCACCCGGATCCGCCTGTCCGGCACGATCGCGGCGGACGCCGAGCCGCTGCTGCGCACCTCCCCCATCACGGACCCGGCAGCGTTCGGCCGGACCGCCCTGTTCGAGGCGCTCGGCCGGGCCGGGGTGCACGTCACCGGCGACGCGACGGGTCCCAACCCGGTCGCCCGGCTGCCGCGCGACTACGACGGCCGTCCGCGGGTGGCGGCGTACACCTCTCCCCCGTACGAGCAGTACGCCAAGCTGATCCTCAAGGTGAGTCACAACCTGGGCGCCAACCTGGCCATCTGCCTGATGGCCGTCACCACCGGCAGCAACCAGTGCGTCGACGGTTTCCCGGTGCTCGCCGGCTTCCTGGAGCGGGCGGGCGTCGACCGCGGACAGGTGCAGCTCATGGACGGCCGGGGCGGCAACCCCGCCGACCGGGCCACGCCCCGGGCGCTGGTACAGATGCTGGCGTACTGGCAGCACACCCCGGACGCGCGGCGCTTCCGGGAGGCCCTGCCCATCCTCGGCGTCGACGGTCTGCTGGCCGAGAACTGCCGGAGCTGCCCGGCGCGCGGGAAAGTGTTCGGGAAGACCGGCGCGGCTGTCGGAGGGGACTCGCTCAACGACCGGCTCGCCGTCGGTGCCATCACCATCGCCGGCTACCTCGACAAGGGCGGCGGCCGCTTCGACCCCTTTTACGCGGGCGTCAACGGCGCGTCCACACCGACCGCCAACCCCCTCGACGTGGTGGCCATCGCGGGCGACCTGGCCCTGATCGCCGCGTACCTCCAGGAGTCGTCCTGAGTCGGCGAGTTGATCGTCGGGGCGGTCCTTTTCAGTTCAGAAGTTGAAGTGGTGTCGTGGGGTCAATTATGCCGAAAGGACAGGTAAAACGCCGGATTGCGCGATTGCGGATAGTGATGGCAACGTTGCCATCTCGTTAATAGTTCACTTCTTGACGATGGTGTCCTCGCCGAGTTGACTGCGTCTACCTCGGCCGCAACGACACGGCCTCGTCAGGGAGGTTTACATCGTGAACACGCATCTGGGTCGTGCCGCCGTGGCTGTCGCCGCTTCCGCGATCACCGTCTCGCTCGCCGCCTGCGGCGCGGAGGACGCCGACGGGAGACCGGGGGCGGGCGAGGCGATCAAGGTCGGCCTCCTGCTTCCGGAGAACCAGACCGCGCGCTACGAGAAGTTCGACAAGCCGCTCATCGAGAAGGAGGTCGCCCGCCTCACGCGCGGCAAGGGCAAAGTCGTCTACGCCAACGCCAAGCAGGAGGCGGCCGCCCAGAACGCCCAGGTCGACATGATGATCGCCAACAAGGTGAACGTCCTCATCATCGACGCCGTGGACGCGAAGGCCATCGCCGGCGCGGTCAAGAAGGCCAAGGACGCGGGCATCCCGGTCGTCGCCTACGACCGTCTCGCCGAGGGCCCGATCGACGCCTACACCTCCTTCGACAACGAGGACGTCGGCAAAGTCCAGGGCAAGGCGCTTCTGGAGGCGCTGGGCGACAAGGCCAAGGACGGCCAGATCGTCATGATGAACGGCTCGGTCACCGACCCGAACGCCAAGCTCTTCAAGTCCGGTGCGCACTTCGTCCTCGACGGCAAGGTGAACGTCGGCAAGGAGTACGACACGGTCGACTGGAAGCCGGAGAACGCCAACACCAATATGTCGGCCGCGCTCTCCGCGCTCGGCAAGGGAAAGATCGTCGGCGTCTACTCCGCGAACGACGGCATGGCGGGCGGCATCATCAGCGCCCTCAAGGCGGCCGGCGTGTCCAACCTGCCGCCGGTCACCGGCCAGGACGCCGAACTCGCCGGTGTGCAGCGGATCGTCGCGGGCGACCAGTACATGACCGTCTACAAGCGGTACGCCCCCGAGGCCGCGGCCGCCGCGGAGATGGCCGTCACCCTCGCCCAGGGCGAGAAGATCGACGGGATCATCAACCAGATCGTCGACAGCCCGACGACCAAGGGCGTGCGATCGGTGCTCGTCCCGGGCGTCCCGCTGACCAGGGCCAACGTCAAGAGCACCGTGGTCGATGACGGCGTCTACACGGTCGCCGAGATCTGCACGGACCGGCTCAAGTCCGCGTGCGAAGAGATCGGCCTGAAGTAGCAGGGCCCCGGCCCGCCCGCGCGGGCCGCCCGAGATAACAGTTTGATCATGCACATGCGAGAGAGGGGAGCGTGGGGGCAGTTAGGTTAGCCTGCCCTTATGATTTCCATATCCCTGGCCGCCGAGGCCGGTTACGCCGTGCCCCCGCTGTGGCGCATCCTCACCAAGTCCGGCTACTTCATCGGCCTGTCCGGGGCCATCGGCGCCACCGTGACCTACGCGGCCTCCATCCGCCCCGCACTGCGCGCACCGGGGAACGACAGCGGTGACGTCGACGCCATGAGACGAAGAACTGCCGGGTACCTCGCCTGGGCGGGGGTGGTGCTGTTGGTCGCGGGCTACTTCCAGCTCGCCGGCCGCGTGGCCCGGGCCGGCAAGGGCATGCCGTTCGGTGACGCTCTCGCGCCGGGGCGGATCCTGGACTTCCTGACGGCGCCGGCGGCGAAGGGGGCCTGGATCGCACAGGGCACGATCTACGTGGTTCAGAACCTCGTACTGGTCCTCGCGTCCGCCGTCCTGATCTCGCTGTTCCTTCCCCGGGCGCGCCGGCACCTCAACGCCTTGGCGCTGACCGGCCTGCCCCTGACGCTCGCAGTCACGCTCGTCGCCGCGGTTCCGGCCACGAAGCCGAAGGACGGGGACAAGTGGCTGGACCTCGTGTCCGGCCAGACCCACATCGTCACCGGCGTGGTCTGGGTCGGCGGGCTGGTCCTGCTCGCCGCCCTCACCGGTGCCCGCAGCCGTCTGAGCGAGGGCGCCGGCGCCCTGTGGGCCGACATCTGGCGCCGCTTCGCCTTCGTCGCCCTCGTCTGCGTCGGCGCGGTGTTCACCTCCGGTCTGTGGATGAGCTGGAAGCACGTCGGCGCCGTCAGCCAGCTCTGGACGACGACCTACGGACTCTTCCTGCTCGTCAAGATCCTGCTGGTCCTCGGCATGGTCACGGCCGGCGGCATCAACCAGTTCTGGCTGATGCCCCGCATCGCCCGGGCCCGCCGCGACGACGCGACGTCCTCGCTGCTGCACCTGACGCTGGGGCACTTCCCGAAGGTGGTCTGGGCCGAGGTGGCCCTCGGGATCGCCGTCCTGGCCATCGTCCCCTTCCTCGGCGGCTCGGCCCGTTCCGAGGCGGGCAGCCCCCCGGCCGTGTCGAGCGGCAGCGTCTTCGCCATGGGCGCCGTCCTCGTCCTCGCCCTCGCGGCTTCGCTCTACATCACGGTCAGGACCTCCGACGCGCTCGCTCGGCGCACGGCCGGGGCAGCGACCGCCGCGGAGTCATGACGCCCGCCGGGGCGCGGCGGGGATCATCGGCGGGTTGAGGCGCGCGAAGCCTTCCTGCCGCTCGTACGGGAAGTACGGGTACGGCGCCGGCTTGTGACTCGCGGCGTCGAGCCGGGCCACGTGCTCCGCCGTCAGCGTCCAGCCGACCGCGCCGATGTTCTGGCGGAGTTGCTCCTCGTTGCGCGCACCGATGATGACGGAGGACACCGTGGGACGCCGCAGCAGCCAGTTGATGGCCACCTGCGGGATCGTCCTGCCGGTGTCCTTCGCCACCTCGTCGAGCGCGTCCACGACATCGAAGAGGTGCGCGTCCTCCACCGGCGGCCCGTAGTCGGCGGTCTGGTGGAGCCGGCTCTGCGGCGGCAGCGGCAGTCCCCGGCGCAGCTTCCCCGTCAGGCGCCCCCAGCCCAGGGGGCTCCAGACCATCGCGCCGACGCCCTGGTCGTGCCCGAGGGGCATCAACTCCCATTCGTAGTCGCGGCCGACGAGCGAGTAGTAGACCTGGTGCGCCACGTACCGGGGGTAGCCGCGCTCGTCGGCCGCGGCGAGGGACTTCATCAGCTGCCAGCCCGCGAAGTTGGACACGCCGACGTACCGGATCTTGCCGGCCCGCACCAGCTGGTCGAGCGCGGCCAGCACCTCCTCGACCGGGGTTCCGGCGTCGAAGGCGTGCATCTGGAAGAGGTCGATGTGGTCGGTGCCGAGCCGGCGCAGGGCGTCCTCCGTCGCCTTGATCAGGCGCGAGCGGGACGAGCCGGCGTCCCTGGGCCCGTCGCCCATCGGCAGGCCGGTCTTGGTCGACAGGAGGACCTGGTCCCGCCTGCCCCGGATCGCCTCCCCCAGTACCTCCTCGGACGCTCCCGCCGAGTACACGTCGGCGGTGTCGAACATCGTGATGCCCGCTTCCAGGCAGATGTCCACGAGCCGGCGCGCCTCCTGCGTGTCCGTGCTGCCCCAGGCGCCGAACAGCGGCCCCTGGCCGCCGAACGTGCCGGCCCCGAAGCTCAGGGCGGGAACCTTGAGACCGGACGCACCGAGCTGCCTGTATTCCATGACGGACTCCTCCAGCGATCGTTAACAGCACCACAGACCCTTTAAGGTGGGTACAACGTAACAGCGAGCGACAGCTAATGGAACCGGAGACCCGTTATGACGACCAGAGATCCCGATCCGGGGACCGTGCGTCCCGGGGGCCGTACGGCGCGGGTCCGGGCGGCGGTGCTGCAGGCGGCCGGGGACACCCTGGCGGAGGCGGGCTTCCACGGACTGGATCTCGCCGAGGTCGCCCGGCGCGCCGAAGTGGGAAAGACGACCGTCTACCGCCGCTGGGGAACCGTGGCCAGCCTCGTCGCCGACCTGCTGACGGACATGGCCGAGCAGTCGCTGCGGCACACCGAGACGGGCTCGCTGCTCGAAGACCTACGGGCCAACGCCGAACTCGTACGGCGCACGTTGACGGACTCCCGCCAGGGCGCCCTGTTCAGGGCGGTGATCGCCGCGGCCACGACCGACGAGAGGACGGCCGAGGCCCTGCACCGGTTCTACGAGGTACGCGTCGCGGAGTGGGCGCCCTGCGTCCGACAAGCCGTCGAACGGGGCGAGTTGCCGACGGGCACGGACGCGGAAGAAGTGATCCGGGCCGTCTCGGCCCCGCTGTACTACCGGTTCCTGATCACCGGCGCTCCCCTCGACGAAGCCGCGGCGGAGCAGGCGGTGCGAGCAGCCGTGGCGGCGGCGCGCGCGGGGGCCTTCACCTGAGAGGCGCCCCGGCTGCCGCCGCCGACTGCGTACGGCCGTTATCCGAACTGGCCGGGCGGGTAGTCCCCGGCGGGCTGCTGGACGATGACGCCACCGGCCGCGTCGGCCATGCGGGTGCCCTGCTCCGCCAGCTCCAGGGCGGCGCGCTCGGCATCGGTGAACGGCCATGCCGCCCTCACCGGTCAACTCCCCCCTCACGTAACACCCCTGGGGCCGAACATCCGGTCAGGAACCGGACGGCTTCGGCGGCGTCGCCTTTCCGGTCGTGGGCGGGACCGGGGCATCGGGCGTGGCGTTGGGCTGCGCCGCGGCCGGCACTGACCACGGGCGGTCCGGAGTGGCGATCTCGGTGACGGTCTCGCCGATGAGGGTGCTCAGGCTCCCGGTGTCCTTGTCGACGTCGGAGTTGACGATGACGACGAGGACCGCACCGTCCTGCGGGAGCCGGGCGGCGATCGTCTCGTAGCCGGGCAGCTCACCGTTGTGCCCGACCCAGCCGTTGATGTCGGCGATGCCCAGGCCGTAGCCGACACCGGGGTGGCCGGTCGGCAGGGCACGCATCCGCTGCGCCTGCGTGCCCGTCTTCAGCAGCCGACTGCCGTCGGGCAGCTTCCCACCGGTCAGGGCGGGGACCCAGGTGTGCAAGTCGTCCAGGGTGGATGTCATCGCGCCGGCGGCCCAGCCCCAGGAGGGGTTCCACAGGGAGGCGTCGACGACCTTCCCGCCGGGCGAGAAGGCCGTGTAGCCATGGGCGTACGGGCTCGGGATCTCGGCGCCCTTCGGCAATGCGGTGTCGTCGAGGCCGACCGGTTCGAGGACGTGCTCACGCAGGTAGGTGGAGAGGTTCTGGCCGCTGAGCTTCTCCACGAGCAGGCCGAGGAGCACGGTGTTGGTGTTGCTGTACTCCCAGCGGGTGCCGGGCGGGAACTCGGCAGGGTGCCGGAAGGCGATGTCCAGGAGTTGCTGCGGGGTCCAGGAGCGGGTCGGGTCGGCCTGGAGGTCGGCCAGCCAGTCGGTGTCCTCGGTGTAGTTGAAGAGCCCGCAGCGCATGTCCGCGAGCTGACGGATGGTGATCCGGTCGCCGCCGGGCACCCCGTCGAGGTACTTCGCGACGGGGTCGTCGAGGCGCAGCCTGCCCTCGTCGGCGAGCTGGAGCACCCCGGTGACGGTGAAGGTCTTGGTGACACTGCCGATCCGGGTGAAGAGGTCGGTCTTCATGGGGGTACCCGTGGCGGTGTCGGCGGTGCCGAAGGAGCGCTCGTAAGAGCCGCGGCCGTCGAACCACAGCCCTACGCTGACACCCGGGATGTCCGCCTTCTTCATGGCCGCCGTGATCGCGTCGTCCAACCGCTGTGCGGTGGCGGGATCGACGTCCACGCGCCCCAGCGGCGCGGCGGCGGGGGCCTGTCCCACACACAGCACGGTCAGCAGCAGGGAAGCGGCGGCAACCGCCGGGGCGGCCCGGGCCCGGAAGCCGCGCATGAGCATCACCTCTGAAACACCGGGTCCCCGAGGCTGTTCCTCCCATCCTAGGAACCCCCGCCCCACCCGGCGACCGGGACGGCCCCGACGGCTGCCGAGGGGCCCGCGGCGGCCGTGACCGTACGAGTGGCTTTCGCTTCCGGAGTGGGAAGACTTGCCCCGCGCCTGCACGAAGGCAGGGCCATCCGGAGGGGGAACAGCGGTGAAGCTGGGGCTCGCGGAAACCATAGCGGCGTTGCGTACCGAGCTGGACGAGGCCGTCGCGGCGGCCGACGGCGCCGGCATCCGGTTCGAAGTCGGCCATATCGAGCTGGAGTTCCACGTCGGAGTGACCCGTCAGGGCGGAGGCAAGGCAGGGGTGCGCTTCTGGGTGGTGGAGATGGAGGCCGAAGGCTCGTACGCCAGGGAACAGGTACAGCGGATCACGCTCACGCTCCAGCCTCCCGTGAACAGCCGGGGAGAGACCGTCAAGGTGTACGAGGAGAGTCACCAGAAGCCCTGAACCGTGCCGACAGACGGGACGACGAACGGTGAACCTGACGGATCACGCAGTGGAGGTACTGCGCCGACGCCCGGCCGGGTCCGGTGCATCCGCGTGGACCGTGGGCTCGGGCCACGCGGTCGGCGCCTCGTACGTACTCACGGCGGCGCACAACGTGACGACCGGCCCCGCCCCGGACGAGGAGGTACTGGTCCGCCGGCTCGACCACCGCGAGTACAGGGCGACCGTGGTGGCCGCCGGGCCGCCGGGCGGCCCCGACATCGCCGTGCTCGACGTCGCGGACGAGGACTTCCCCCGGCCCCCGTTCAAGGTGGCGTTCGCCCGGATCGACCGGAGCGGGATCACCCCCGTACCGGACTGCTGGGCGATGGGCTTTCCGGGATTCAACACGCACCCGGCGCACGCCCCGGACCTGCCCCGGCTGAGGGACAGCGTCGAGGTGTACGGCAGCGTCCTGCCCGGCTTCCACATCCGGCGCGGACTGCTGCACCTGGAGACCGGGGCCGCCCCGCCCGCCCCGCCCGCCGGGTCGGCGCGCAGATCGCAGTGGCAGGGCATGTCGGGAGCCGTGGTGTTCGTACAGGATCCCGTACACGGCCCGCTCGCCGTGGGGGTGATCTCCGGGCACCACGGCCCGGAGGGCCCTTCGTCCCTGACCGTCGTGCCGGTGACCGAACTCGCTGCCCTCGACGGCAGCCGCGGCAGCCAGTGGTGGCGGCAGCTCGGCCTCGGGGCCTGGGTCACCGTCCGCCCGCGTTCCCCGTCCGTCCCTTCGCGTCCGGCCGTGGCCACCGGCGGGCGGCTGGCCCTGGGGCGGCCCAGCGCTCACTTCACCGACCGCGAGCAGGAGGCCGCCGAGGCCACGGCCCTGCTCACCCGGGATCTCGGCGAGTCGGTCCCGGTCGTCGTCCTGTACGGCATGGGCGGTGTCGGCAAGACCACGCTCGCCCGGCAGCTCGGCCACCGGCTGGGGTCCGTCTTCCCGTACGCGCGCGTCCTCGTCGACCTCGGCGGCGCCTCCGAAGCGGCCGTCTCCACCGACGCGGCCGTCGTCCAGCTCCTCGGCCACCTCGGTGTGAAGCCCGACCTGATGCCCCGCGAACCGGACGAACGGCGCCGCGAGCTCAGGCGCATCCTGCGCCAGGGCCCCAGCCTCGTCGTCATCGACAACGCGGTGAGCGCCCGGCAGGTCGAACCGCTGCTCCCCGACGCGCCGGGCAGCGCGGCCGTCGTGACGAGCCGTTCGGCGCTGACGGCGCTCGAAGGGGCCGACCTGCTGCCCCTCGACCCGCTGCCCGATGACGAAGGACTGCGCCTGTTCGAACGGATGGTGGGCAGCCGGGCGGGCTTCGACCGGGAGGCGTGCCGTTCCATCGTCACGCTGGTGGGCGGGCTGCCGCTGGCGATCCGGGTCACCGCGGCGGCGGCCGCCTCGCCGACGCTGCGCCGTCGTCCCCTGTCGGTCCTCGCCGACAGACTCGCCGGCAACACGACGTCATTGCTCGGCCTACGGAGCGGAGACACCGGATTGCGCAGCAGCTTCGACCTCAGCTACCAGCTCCTGCGGGAGGACACCCAGGGCTTCTTCCGCTGTCTGGGCCTCCTGCCCGGTGTCGACTTCAGCGCCGAGGCCGCCGCCGGGGCCACCGAGCTGTCCGCACAGCGGGCGGAGGCACTGCTCGCCGAACTCGCCGACCAGCAGCTGGTGGAGATCCGGGGCGAGGCCGTCGCCCGGTACCAGCTCCACGACATGCTGCGGCTCTACGCTCGCGAACGGGCGGAGAACGAGGACCCCGAACCGCACCGGCGGGCCACCCTGCGCCGTGCCGTCCAGTGGTACGAGCGCTCACTGGCCGCGTGGATGTCCCTGCCCGGCGCGCACGAACGGCCGCCCGAGGACGCGCTCGCCTGGTACGCGCAGGAGCACACCAACGTGCAGGCGGGCCTGCGCGCCGCCCACGAGAGCGGCGAATGGGACCTGGTCACCGCGCTGGCCACGTCGTTGTACGGGCTGCTCGCGTACCGCGGGAGGTGGGAGGACCTCGAAGCCGCCAAGGCGTGGGCGGTGGAGGCGGCACGGGAACAGCACGACGGCCCCGCCGAACTGGGCTCGCTCATCCATCTGGCCGAGGCCCGGCGCCTGCTCGGCCGCACCGACGGCATCGTCGCCCTGTACGAGCGGGCCCTGGAGATCACCACCGAGCGCGGGGACGACGGCCGCCGCGGCTGGGTGCTCACGCACTACGGCGACTTCGCATGCCAGTCGGGCCACCCGGAGGAAGGCATGCTCCGGTACGCGGAGGCAGGCCGTATCTACGACGCGCAGGGCGACACCGGGGCGCGGATCTGGCTTGCCGCCCACATCTCGGACGCGCAGTTGCAGAGCGGGCGCCCGGACGAAGCCGTGAGCACCCAGGAGGAGGCACTGCGGCTGAGCCGGGGCCGGGGCAATCCCGGCGAGGAGGCCTGGTGCGCGTGGCATCTCGCTCTCGCGTACGACGCGGCGGGCCGCTACCCGGAGGCTGTGGGCACGCTCGGCTCCGCGATCGCCTTCCACCGGGCCGCACGGGACCGCGGCGCCCTCGCCACCATGCTCACCGCCCTCGGCCGCGTCCAGGAACACAGCGGCCGGCCCGACCTCGCCCGCGAGGCGCTCCGGGAGGCACTCGCACTCGTCCGCAGCCTGGACGCCCCGAGCCGCGAGGAGGAGATCCGCGCCGAGCTCGCCCGCCTGTCGTGATCCGGTGGCGAAAAACGGCCGAGCTTGACTGATGGTCGGCGCTGCAGGTAGGTAGGGGCTGTCATCACGCACGGTGTGAAACGGGGGACCCATGAAGCCGCTCGAAACGGGCGATCCCACCTCGGTCGGCGAGGGCCGCTACCGACTGGTGGGACGGCTCGGCCAGGGGGGCATGGGTGTCGTCTACCTGGGCCGGTCCCAGTCCGGCCGTGCGGTGGCCGTCAAGGTCGTACGTCCCGAGCTGAGCACCGAGCCGGGGTTCAAGCGCAGGTTCGCCGTCGAGGTCGCGGCCGCGCGGCGGGTCGGCGGCTTCCACACCGCACCGGTCGTGGACGCGGATCCGGACGGGGAGCCGGCCTGGCTGGTAACCGCCTTCGTCCCCGGCCCCACCCTGCAAGCGGTCCTCGCGCGCGTCGGGTCACTGCCCCTGGACACCCTCACCGTACTGGCGGCCGGCCTGGCCGAGGCCCTGGAGGCGATCCACCGGGCCGGGGTCATCCATCGCGACCTCAAGCCCGCGAACATCATCATCGCGGAGGACGGGCCGCGCGTCATCGACTTCGGCATCGCGCGCGCCCTGGACGGAACGGCTCTGACACAGACCGGCCTGCAGATCGGCACGCCGGGATTCCTGGCACCCGAGCAACTCACCAGTGGCGCCGTCACCCCCGCGGTCGACATGTTCGCTCTGGGAGTGGTGCTCACCCAGGCAGCGGGTGGCTCGCCGTTCGGCGACGGCCCGTCGGCGGCCCGGCACTACAAGGTCGTCCATGAGGAACCGGACCTGACCGCCGTCCCCGGTGAGCTCCGCGAAGCCGTCGCCGCCTGCCTGTCCAAGGACCCGCAGGCACGTCCCACTCCGTCGGCCTTCCTGGGCAGCCTGACGATCCGCCACGCGGCCGGTGACTGCTGGCTGCCGGACGCGGCAACACAGCTGCTGCCCCGGCAGGAGCCGGATGCGCAGCCCGCCGCGCCTGGTGCGCCGCTGGACACCCGGGGACCGGAACACCCCGCGCCGGTACCAGGCGCCCACCAGGTCACGGGTGCGGAGCCCGGTACGCAGCAGCCGAGGACCGTGACCTCGGCGGTGGGCACGGGGCCCGCAGCGCCGCCCACCCCCACGCCCCGGCCCGGAGCCGGAGCCGCGGGCGGGCTGCCGACCGCTGACGTGCAGCCCCGGCGCCGCCGCGCGGTCGTCGCGGCAGCCCTCGTGACCTCCCTCGCGGCTGTCGGACTGCTCGTGTGGCATCCCTGGACCGGCTCCCCCGACGACAACGCCAAGCCCGGCGCGCTCACGCCGACCGGATCCGCCTCCACCCCCGCCCCTTTCCCCACCGACCCGCTGCTGATCCGGCAGGACACCGCCCCGGGCTGGCCGGGGACGTGTCACGGGGTGATCGCCCGCCGGGACGCCGCGGCCGCCACGCCGGTGCAGCTCGTCGCCGGGGGCGCGTGCGACACCCTGCCCCAGTGGTCCCCCGACCGCAGGTCCTTCGCGTTCACCCGCTCCACGTCCGAGGGCACGGCGGTCTGGACCGCCAACGCCGACGGCTCGAACGCGCGGCAGGTCGCCCCCATCGCCGGCGGCAGGGTGTCCTGGTCGCCGGACGGCAGCCGGCTCGCCGTACTCCGCAAGAAGGACGGTGTACAGCAACTGTTCGTGGTCACCGTCGCCGACGGCTCCGCCACCCAGCTCACCACGGGCACGGGCCAGGTCGAGGATCCCGCGTGGTCGCCGGACGGCAAGCGCATCGCCGTCTGTCTGCAGACGGCGCCCGAGAACTGGCAGATCCACGTGGTAGACCCCGCGGCCCCCGACCGCGCACCCCAGCAGGTGACCCGGCTGCCCCATCCGGCGCTCGACCCCGTGTGGTCCCCGGACGGCAAGACCTTCGCGTACACCGCGGGGACGTACGGCGCGGGCGATCAGGGCGACATCCGTCTCGTGGACACCGACGGCACGCACGATCGTGACCTGGTGGCCACCACCGCCCACGAGATGGACCCCACCTGGTCCGTCGACGGCACCTGGGTGGCATTCGTCCGCGGCCCGTACGAGAAGCCCGTGGTCTGGGCCGTGCGTACCGACGGGACGGGCGAGCGTGCGCTCACCACCGGCGCCTCCTCCGAAGGCCACCCCGGCTGGCGCTGAGATTCCCCGACGGTCGGGGGTGGCCGGACCGCCGTCCACGGTAAGGGAGTTCGGGAGGCCGCACCCACGGCTGTCGTTGCCGCCGGGTACGGTTCCGGCATGGACGTTTCAGCAACAGGTTCGACCGCCGACGATGTGACGCCGTCGACGGTGATCAAGGACACCGCGCGGCAGCAGCTGGTGAAGCTGGGTGCCGCAGGGCTGTCCCTGGATGCC from Streptomyces sp. NBC_00190 harbors:
- a CDS encoding protein kinase domain-containing protein yields the protein MKPLETGDPTSVGEGRYRLVGRLGQGGMGVVYLGRSQSGRAVAVKVVRPELSTEPGFKRRFAVEVAAARRVGGFHTAPVVDADPDGEPAWLVTAFVPGPTLQAVLARVGSLPLDTLTVLAAGLAEALEAIHRAGVIHRDLKPANIIIAEDGPRVIDFGIARALDGTALTQTGLQIGTPGFLAPEQLTSGAVTPAVDMFALGVVLTQAAGGSPFGDGPSAARHYKVVHEEPDLTAVPGELREAVAACLSKDPQARPTPSAFLGSLTIRHAAGDCWLPDAATQLLPRQEPDAQPAAPGAPLDTRGPEHPAPVPGAHQVTGAEPGTQQPRTVTSAVGTGPAAPPTPTPRPGAGAAGGLPTADVQPRRRRAVVAAALVTSLAAVGLLVWHPWTGSPDDNAKPGALTPTGSASTPAPFPTDPLLIRQDTAPGWPGTCHGVIARRDAAAATPVQLVAGGACDTLPQWSPDRRSFAFTRSTSEGTAVWTANADGSNARQVAPIAGGRVSWSPDGSRLAVLRKKDGVQQLFVVTVADGSATQLTTGTGQVEDPAWSPDGKRIAVCLQTAPENWQIHVVDPAAPDRAPQQVTRLPHPALDPVWSPDGKTFAYTAGTYGAGDQGDIRLVDTDGTHDRDLVATTAHEMDPTWSVDGTWVAFVRGPYEKPVVWAVRTDGTGERALTTGASSEGHPGWR